In one Choloepus didactylus isolate mChoDid1 chromosome 1, mChoDid1.pri, whole genome shotgun sequence genomic region, the following are encoded:
- the LOC119529309 gene encoding interferon-induced transmembrane protein 3-like, whose translation MSRASQTVFTRANAGLPPSYEILKEEHEVAVLGAPHSSAPASSTVINIHSETSVPDHVIWSMFNTLFVNFCCLGFTAFAYSVKSRDRKMVGDMTGAQSYASTTKCLNIFALIFSLLMTVVVIVLIVTLGLTAF comes from the coding sequence ATGAGCCGCGCTTCCCAAACCGTCTTCACTCGCGCCAACGCTGGCCTCCCCCCATCCTATGAAATCCTCAAGGAGGAGCACGAGGTGGCCGTGCTGGGGGCCCCCCACAGCTCTGCCCCGGCTTCCAGCACCGTCATCAACATCCACAGCGAGACCAGCGTGCCCGACCACGTCATCTGGTCCATGTTCAACACGCTCTTCGTGAACTTTTGCTGCCTGGGGTTCACGGCCTTCGCCTACTCCGTGAAGTCCAGGGACCGGAAGATGGTGGGCGACATGACGGGAGCCCAGAGCTATGCCTCCACCACCAAGTGCCTGAACATCTTCGCCCTGATCTTCAGCCTCCTTATGACCGTCGTTGTCATTGTTCTTATCGTCACTCTTGGCCTCACTGCTTTCTAG